In a single window of the Antedon mediterranea chromosome 1, ecAntMedi1.1, whole genome shotgun sequence genome:
- the LOC140045360 gene encoding pantetheinase-like, which yields MDLSCVCWMLFLCAISVVKAGDTFIAAVVEPVTSEVLSSINKESALKVINKNLNHFEELIQTASQQKARIIVFPEYGITGFGQTRNTAPYFGEKVPNPYMSSVIPCTNVQFNNTTILKKLSCLAIKNNIIIVANVISVEPCQVDAPCPPDGQFIYNTDVAFASNGQLVARYHKMKVYADEKEIFDSGFGLDNYGVFKTDFGTIGLFTCFDILFPYPAIDLVYGVGVDIMAFPTAWMNELPLLSAVEYQEAWAIHYNTTLLASNQHLPIVKMTGSGIYNGQIGALTYHYDMVTYRSKLLIVDVPNHRSTNIVPEVRNKIISELKAMDKHSLERVSPVLRALLDEDNQQQQEDNQQQQKYMNGDHNKFLQNDGTKNNQKTTHQDNTTFQGILNDDMYTFQPLTGASGQISICNGTICCHLDFTRREKSSYELYALGAFDGLHTHNGQYYLQTCSLVRCQVNEGTKCGGEIETATEIFQNISLGITGYNSKVHLFPEIVTNKVNLAVIGKEWISEFPYDHIRTVENGIENPLLAANIYGRWYEKDSI from the exons ATGGATCTCTCCTGTGTTTGCTGGATGTTGTTCCTTTGTGCCATATCTGTGGTCAAGGCAGGTGACACCTTCATTGCCGCTGTTGTCGAGCCAGTTACCTCTGAGGTGCTGTCCTCTATAAACAAGGAATCAGCTTTGAAAGTTATAAACAAAAATCTCAATCATTTTGAAGAACTGATTCAAACAGCATCACAACAG AAAGCAAGAATTATTGTCTTCCCAGAATATGGAATCACCGGGTTTGGTCAGACACGAAATACAGCTCCGTATTTTGGAGAAAAGGTTCCAAATCCATACATGTCTAGCGTTATACCGTGTACTAATGTGCAGTTTAATAATACCACCATACTTAAGAAGTTAAGCTGCTTAgcgattaaaaataatataataatcgtGGCAAATGTGATTTCCGTTGAACCTTGTCAAGTAGATGCCCCATGCCCACCAGATGGACAATTCATTTACAATACCGATGTTGCATTTGCAAGTAATGGGCAGTTAGTTGCTCGATATCACAAGATGAAAGTTTACGCCGATGAAAAAGAGATATTTGATTCTGGTTTCGGTTTAGATAACTACGGTGTCTTTAAGACTGATTTTGGAACAATTGGGCTTTTCACATGTTTTGACATCCTTTTCCCCTACCCAGCTATAGATTTAGTGTATGGCGTTGGAGTAGACATAATGGCATTTCCAACAGCTTGGATGAATGAGTTGCCATTGCTTAGTGCGGTTGAGTACCAAGAAGCGTGGGCCATACATTATAATACTACACTACTAGCATCCAATCAACATTTACCAATTGTCAAAATGACGGGTAGCGGAATATATAATGGGCAGATCGGTGCTTTGACGTATCACTACGACATGGTAACGTACAGGTCTAAATTGTTAATTGTTGATGTTCCGAATCATAGAAGTACCAATATCGTTCCAGAAGTTCGAAATAAGATTATTTCCGAGCTGAAAGCCATGGATAAGCATTCCTTAGAAAGAGTTTCACCAGTGTTGAGAGCTCTTCTGGATGAGGATAACCAACAACAGCAGGAGGATAACCAACAACAGCAGAAGTATATGAATGGAGATCACAATAAGTTTCTGCAAAATGATGGAACTAAGAATAATCAAAAGACAACCCATCAAGACAATACCACTTTCCAAGGCATTTTGAATGATGATATGTACACATTCCAACCTCTTACTGGGGCTTCTGGTCAGATATCAATCTGTAACGGCACCATCTGCTGCCATCTGGACTTTACGCGCAGAGAAAAGAGTAGCTACGAACTGTACGCTCTTGGCGCTTTTGACGGATTACACACCCACAACGGTCAGTACTACCTCCAAACATGCAGCTTAGTCAGATGTCAGGTGAATGAAGGAACCAAATGCGGTGGTGAGATTGAAACAGCAACTGAAATATTCCAGAATATCAGTCTTGGAATAACTGGTTATAATTCTAAAGTTCACCTCTTTCCGGAAATTGTAACTAACAAAGTAAATTTGGCAGTGATCGGTAAGGAATGGATATCTGAGTTTCCATATGACCATATAAGGACTGTGGAAAACGGTATTGAGAATCCACTATTAGCTGCTAATATATATGGCCGTTGGTATGAAAAGGATAGTATATAA
- the LOC140051936 gene encoding lysophospholipid acyltransferase 7-like — MSQDEFIYLLMLIISMPLGYVVQQIKIPNQKRWICFGAGISMVAIVCGQNIIHSLITTFVSSLIIKFSSKRSCPTLSFLFVFGYLTFFRTTHYFGLPPPTSFSNVVQLLLTLRMVGLAFEIQDSWKAKEKIAKSKTEEIDNRTLMAVIDEAPGIIDVFMYAYCYIGILTGPYYKYKVYRDMIKQTCDIPTLKPAFNRLKYIVPFGGAYLLLSQYFYINYIREDEFYDNPFWYRYLFMFPVFIVFRLRMFSAWVLSEVVCIFAGLGAYPTQTNPKCAQGPTKPLPQDSEILSTDYNFETIHNIDGYMCDTVSTLRDAMRYWNMTVQWWLKNYIYVRCPIKPLRTSITLFVSAIWHGVHPGYFLSFLTIPIMLLAEDLMIQAFRTEGNSWIYRKLNWFVRSRGLDYLAMGFLLLSWKDTIRFWSSVYFIPHIFSVLFIIIGLVFKPKQKKLKDEKDNIKQVSQSIGKKTD, encoded by the exons ATGAGCCAAGATGAATTTATATACTTACTGATGTTAATTATCTCCATGCCTCTAGGCTACGTGGTGCAACAGATTAAAATCCCTAACCAAAAAAGATGGATATGTTTTGGTGCAGGGATAAGCATGGTTGCTATTGTTTGTGgacaaaatattattcattCACTAATAACTACTTTTGTTAGTTCATTAATTATCAAATTTTCAAGTAAAAG gTCCTGTCCAACATTATCGTTTCTGTTTGTGTTCGGATATCTCACTTTTTTCCGTACAACACATTATTTTGGATTGCCGCCTCCAACTTCATTTTCAAATGTTGTTCAGCTGCTGTTGACTCTAAGG ATGGTTGGACTTGCATTTGAGATACAGGACTCATGGAAGGCAAAGGAAAAAATAGCAAAATCCAAAACAGAGGAGATAGACAACAGAACATTGATGGCAGTGATTGATGAGGCACCTGGTATAATAGATGTATTTATGTATGCATATTGCTACATTGGTATTCTAACAG GAccttattataaatacaaagtatACAGAGATATGATCAAGCAAACATGTGATATACCAACATTAAAGCCTGCTTTCAACCGTCTTAAGTACATCGTTCCATTTGGTGGTGCTTATCTGTTGCTGTCTCAGTATTTCTACATCAACTATATCAGGGAAGATGAATTCTATGACAACCCATTTTGGTACAG atatttgtttatgtttccAGTGTTCATCGTGTTCAGACTGCGAATGTTTTCAGCGTGGGTTCTGTCAGAAGTTGTTTGTATATTTGCTGGGTTAGGTGCCTACCCAACTCAAACAAATCCTAAATGTGCTCAGGGACCTACTAAACCACTGCCTCAAGATAG TGAAATATTAAGTACAGATTACAACTTTGAAACAATCCACAACATTGATGGTTACATGTGCGACACGGTGTCAACACTGCGTGATGCGATGCGCTACTGGAACATGACGGTACAATGGTGGTTGAAGAACTACATTTACGTCCGATGTCCAATCAAACCGCTACG AACTTCCATTACACTGTTTGTGAGTGCAATCTGGCATGGTGTTCATCCTGGTTACTTCCTGAGTTTCCTCACCATTCCCATCATGCTCTTAGCAGAAGACCTTATGATCCAAGCATTCCGTACGGAAGGGAATTCCTGGATCTACCGTAAACTCAACTGGTTCGTTAGAAGCAGAGGTCTTGATTATCTAGCGATGGGTTTCCTATTATTATCTTGGAAAGACACGATACGATTCTGGAGTTCTGTTTATTTTATCCCTCACATATTTAGTGTTTTGTTCATTATTATTGGTTTGGTGTTCAAACCAAAACAAAAGAAGTTAAAGGATGAAAAAGATAATATTAAACAAGTAAGCCAGAGTATTGGAAAGAAGACAGACTAA